The following are from one region of the Yoonia sp. R2331 genome:
- the gltX gene encoding glutamate--tRNA ligase, whose protein sequence is MSVVTRFAPSPTGALHIGGARTALFNWLYARGRGGKFLLRIEDTDKARSTEENRQAILDGLTWLGLDWDGEPISQAARADRHVEVAQQMLASGTAYKCYSTPEEIEAFREKARAEKTSTLFRSPWRDVPADQHPDAPFVVRVKAPREGQTTLHDEVQGDVTWQNEQLDDMVLLRSDGSPVYMLAVVVDDHDMGVTHVIRGDDHLANAFRQNMIYAAMGWTAPVLAHVPLIFGPDGKKLSKRHGATGAAEYQALGYPAAGMRNYLTRLGWSHGDDEFFTDAQAREWFNLDGIGKSPARFDFKKLDNICGQHIAAADDAALLHEVQGFLAATGAEMLTETQSDGFLKAMYCLKERAKTLPELIEKAHFVLTSRPITPDEKAAKQLDSVSRGILSELTPHLQSDSWSRSTLEEAVSDVATRHDKKLGQLAGPLRAALAGRAVSPSVFDMMLVLGREETLARLQDASA, encoded by the coding sequence ATGTCCGTTGTCACCCGTTTCGCGCCTTCCCCGACCGGGGCTTTGCACATTGGCGGCGCTCGCACGGCCTTGTTTAATTGGCTTTATGCCCGTGGCCGGGGTGGCAAGTTCCTGTTGCGGATCGAGGATACCGACAAGGCGCGGTCAACGGAGGAAAACCGGCAGGCCATTCTGGACGGGTTGACATGGTTGGGGCTGGATTGGGACGGAGAGCCGATCAGCCAGGCCGCACGCGCGGACCGGCACGTCGAAGTGGCACAGCAAATGCTGGCGAGCGGCACCGCCTACAAGTGCTATTCCACGCCCGAAGAGATTGAAGCGTTTCGCGAAAAGGCGCGCGCCGAAAAGACATCAACTCTGTTTCGGTCGCCCTGGCGCGATGTGCCCGCAGATCAGCACCCCGATGCGCCCTTTGTCGTGCGCGTCAAAGCACCGCGCGAAGGACAGACCACTTTGCATGACGAGGTGCAGGGCGATGTGACATGGCAGAATGAGCAGCTTGACGACATGGTCCTGCTCCGCTCTGACGGGTCGCCGGTCTATATGCTGGCGGTGGTTGTTGATGATCACGATATGGGCGTGACCCATGTGATCCGCGGCGACGACCATCTGGCCAATGCGTTTCGGCAGAACATGATCTATGCCGCGATGGGTTGGACCGCACCGGTGCTGGCGCATGTGCCGCTGATCTTTGGGCCGGATGGCAAGAAACTGTCAAAGCGTCATGGTGCGACGGGGGCGGCGGAATATCAGGCGCTTGGGTATCCGGCTGCCGGGATGCGCAACTATCTGACCCGATTGGGGTGGAGCCACGGGGATGACGAATTCTTCACGGACGCGCAGGCGCGCGAGTGGTTTAATCTGGACGGGATCGGCAAATCACCGGCGCGCTTTGATTTCAAAAAACTGGATAATATCTGCGGCCAGCATATCGCGGCGGCTGACGATGCTGCGCTGCTGCATGAAGTGCAGGGTTTTCTGGCCGCGACCGGTGCGGAAATGCTGACGGAAACGCAGTCGGACGGATTTTTGAAAGCGATGTACTGCCTTAAAGAACGTGCGAAGACGCTGCCGGAACTTATTGAAAAGGCACACTTTGTCCTGACATCTCGCCCGATCACACCAGATGAGAAAGCGGCAAAACAGCTGGATTCGGTATCCCGTGGTATACTCTCAGAATTGACGCCGCACCTGCAAAGTGATAGCTGGTCACGCAGCACGCTGGAGGAAGCCGTTTCCGATGTGGCCACGCGCCACGACAAGAAATTGGGACAGCTTGCCGGGCCGCTTCGTGCAGCTTTGGCAGGTCGCGCGGTTTCCCCCAGTGTTTTCGACATGATGCTGGTCCTCGGGCGTGAGGAAACACTCGCCCGGCTTCAGGATGCATCGGCCTGA
- the gltA gene encoding citrate synthase, translating into MADTTKTATLTVDGKSYELPVHTPTSGPDVIDIRKLYGQAGVFTYDPGFTSTASTDSTITFIDGDKGELLHRGYPIDQLAGKSHYLEVCYLLLYGELPSAAQLEDFEFRVTNHTMLHEQMMNFFRGFRRDAHPMAIMVGVVGAMSAFYHDSTDINDPWQREVASIRLIAKMPTIAAMAYKYHIGQPFVYPRNNLDYASNFLNMCFSVPADDYNVSPILARAMDRIFTLHADHEQNASTSTVRLASSSGANPFACIAAGIACLWGPAHGGANQACLEMLREIGTVDRIPEFIARAKDKNDPFRLMGFGHRVYKNFDPRATVMKESADEVLDLLGVENNPTLQVAKELEKQALADPYFSEKKLFPNVDFYSGIILEAMGFPTSMFTPIFALSRTVGWISQWKEQLDDPQLKIGRPRQLYLGSTARDYVDIENR; encoded by the coding sequence ATGGCCGATACCACAAAGACCGCGACACTGACCGTAGATGGAAAATCTTACGAATTGCCTGTCCATACGCCGACGTCTGGCCCGGACGTCATCGACATTCGCAAGCTGTACGGTCAGGCGGGCGTGTTCACCTATGACCCCGGCTTTACTTCGACCGCGTCGACCGACAGCACGATTACGTTCATTGATGGCGACAAGGGCGAGCTGTTGCATCGCGGCTATCCCATCGACCAGTTGGCAGGTAAATCGCACTACCTCGAAGTGTGCTATCTGCTGTTATACGGTGAACTCCCTTCTGCCGCGCAGCTTGAGGATTTTGAGTTCCGTGTGACCAATCACACGATGCTGCACGAGCAGATGATGAACTTTTTCCGTGGCTTCCGCCGTGATGCGCACCCGATGGCGATCATGGTCGGCGTTGTGGGTGCGATGTCGGCGTTCTATCACGACAGTACCGATATCAATGACCCTTGGCAGCGCGAAGTCGCCTCGATCCGGTTGATTGCCAAGATGCCGACAATTGCCGCGATGGCTTATAAGTACCACATCGGTCAACCGTTCGTGTATCCGCGCAACAACCTGGATTACGCGTCGAACTTTCTGAACATGTGTTTCAGCGTGCCCGCTGACGACTACAACGTCAGCCCTATTCTGGCCCGCGCGATGGACCGGATTTTCACGCTGCATGCGGATCATGAGCAGAACGCCTCGACCTCGACCGTGCGTTTGGCATCGTCGTCTGGCGCCAACCCGTTCGCCTGTATCGCCGCAGGCATCGCCTGTCTGTGGGGACCAGCGCATGGCGGCGCAAACCAGGCCTGTCTGGAAATGCTGCGCGAGATCGGCACAGTGGACCGCATCCCCGAATTCATCGCCCGTGCCAAGGACAAGAATGACCCGTTCCGCCTGATGGGCTTTGGGCATCGCGTCTATAAGAACTTTGACCCGCGCGCGACGGTGATGAAGGAAAGTGCCGATGAGGTGCTGGACCTTCTGGGTGTCGAAAACAACCCGACCCTGCAGGTCGCCAAGGAACTTGAAAAGCAGGCGCTGGCCGATCCGTATTTCTCCGAGAAGAAACTGTTCCCGAATGTGGATTTCTATTCCGGTATCATTCTGGAAGCGATGGGTTTCCCCACCTCGATGTTCACACCGATCTTTGCGCTGTCGCGCACGGTGGGCTGGATTTCCCAGTGGAAAGAGCAGCTTGACGATCCACAGCTCAAGATTGGGCGGCCCCGGCAGCTGTATCTGGGCAGCACAGCGCGCGACTATGTCGACATCGAAAACCGCTAA
- a CDS encoding VCBS domain-containing protein, translated as MASSSFIIYGDVNVAVTITENMDGTLTFTTSVITQGENATGLIGDINALFFDVADNIDVSLLETSDGTDLGSTGLDTVLLEDAFKEESITKVDSFTNMNGEVIKEAGKFDGGVQFGTQGIGTDDYQSVSFTLSTSDGSALSLADFSMQDFGVRLTSVGVEGGSRDGSLKLGTTAPLFPVDPPVEPGCDDIYITTEADFSAPILPGFPPLPGDQIVDPDTQDAFFSLLYNNEVGSSVTSVGGDASNVGQVITGSNGGTIVIYADGTFDFSALNTSFENDFAHLNDNDVETTTFVYEVDGLEQTLCVEVHGITDDGGPGGPNG; from the coding sequence ATGGCAAGCTCATCCTTCATCATCTATGGCGATGTCAACGTCGCGGTGACCATCACCGAAAATATGGATGGCACACTGACTTTCACGACCTCCGTCATCACTCAAGGCGAAAATGCGACGGGTTTGATCGGCGACATTAACGCGCTGTTTTTTGACGTGGCCGACAATATCGACGTCAGTCTTCTGGAAACCTCGGACGGCACCGATCTGGGGTCCACCGGGCTGGACACTGTCCTTTTGGAGGATGCGTTCAAAGAGGAAAGCATCACCAAGGTTGACAGCTTTACCAACATGAACGGCGAAGTGATCAAGGAAGCGGGCAAATTTGACGGTGGCGTGCAGTTTGGAACCCAAGGCATTGGGACAGACGACTATCAGTCCGTCTCGTTTACCTTGTCCACATCTGACGGCTCTGCGCTAAGCCTTGCTGACTTCAGTATGCAGGATTTTGGTGTGCGCCTGACATCTGTTGGTGTTGAAGGTGGCAGCCGTGACGGATCGTTGAAACTGGGCACCACAGCACCGTTGTTCCCCGTGGATCCACCAGTCGAGCCGGGGTGCGACGATATCTACATCACCACCGAGGCTGATTTTTCGGCCCCGATCCTTCCCGGTTTTCCGCCTCTTCCCGGAGATCAGATCGTTGATCCCGACACGCAAGACGCGTTCTTTAGTCTTCTTTACAACAATGAAGTGGGCAGCAGCGTCACGTCAGTGGGCGGCGATGCTAGCAACGTTGGTCAGGTCATCACCGGCAGCAATGGCGGCACGATTGTGATCTATGCGGATGGCACATTTGACTTTTCTGCATTGAACACCTCTTTCGAAAACGACTTTGCCCATCTCAACGACAACGATGTCGAAACGACCACTTTCGTTTACGAAGTTGACGGGTTGGAACAGACACTTTGCGTAGAGGTCCATGGCATCACCGACGACGGCGGGCCCGGTGGGCCCAACGGCTGA
- a CDS encoding GNAT family N-acetyltransferase: MLTTKRLILRAARPDDLDDLHAIYSDPRAMRYWSTPPHPDRATTQGNLDRLIASAARRLVYFVFEKDGHAIGVGGMHKDYEIGFLLHPDYWRQGFAREAMQTIIPHLFKVTDAPALTADADPLNTASVGLLRSLGFDETHRAKNTFCIEGVWSDSVYFRRKRG; the protein is encoded by the coding sequence ATGCTGACGACTAAGCGGCTGATCCTGCGGGCAGCGCGGCCCGATGATCTGGACGATCTGCACGCGATTTACAGTGATCCGCGCGCAATGCGCTATTGGTCCACGCCACCGCATCCCGATCGCGCGACTACGCAGGGCAATCTGGACCGGCTGATCGCCAGTGCAGCACGGCGGCTGGTCTATTTCGTGTTCGAAAAAGATGGCCACGCGATCGGTGTCGGCGGGATGCACAAGGACTATGAAATCGGGTTCCTATTGCATCCCGATTACTGGCGGCAAGGGTTCGCGCGCGAGGCGATGCAGACGATCATCCCACATCTTTTCAAAGTGACCGATGCCCCTGCCCTGACCGCTGACGCAGACCCGCTGAACACAGCCTCTGTCGGATTGCTGCGAAGTCTTGGCTTTGACGAAACGCACAGGGCCAAGAATACGTTCTGCATTGAGGGTGTTTGGTCTGACAGCGTGTATTTCCGACGGAAACGTGGCTAA
- the lexA gene encoding transcriptional repressor LexA → MLTKKQLDLLEFIHKRVQRDGVPPSFDEMKEALDLRSKSGIHRLITALEERGFIRRLAHRARALEIVKLPDAMADKPGFAPRVIDGDRPDSIPPKSQAVTAAAIEINVMGRIAAGVPIAAISEVSHSVAVPQSMLGKGEHYALEVKGDSMIDAGINDGDVVVIRETATADDGDIVVALVEDQEATLKRLRRKGSTIALEAANPAYETRIFNDDQVKVQGRLVGLIRTY, encoded by the coding sequence CGTGCAACGCGATGGTGTCCCGCCCAGTTTTGACGAAATGAAAGAGGCGTTGGACCTGCGGTCCAAATCGGGCATTCACCGCCTGATCACCGCATTGGAAGAGCGCGGCTTTATCCGGCGTCTGGCGCATCGTGCGCGTGCGCTGGAAATTGTGAAGCTACCCGATGCGATGGCGGACAAGCCGGGCTTCGCCCCGCGTGTGATTGACGGCGACCGGCCGGACAGCATTCCACCGAAGTCACAGGCGGTCACTGCCGCCGCGATTGAGATCAACGTGATGGGCCGGATTGCTGCCGGTGTGCCGATTGCTGCCATTTCAGAGGTGTCGCATTCGGTGGCCGTCCCGCAGTCGATGCTGGGCAAGGGCGAGCATTACGCGCTTGAGGTGAAGGGCGATTCAATGATCGACGCAGGCATCAATGATGGTGATGTCGTCGTGATCCGCGAGACCGCGACAGCAGACGACGGTGATATCGTCGTGGCCCTGGTCGAGGATCAGGAGGCGACGCTGAAACGTCTGCGTCGCAAGGGGAGCACAATCGCGCTTGAAGCGGCGAACCCCGCATATGAAACCCGCATCTTCAATGATGATCAGGTCAAGGTACAGGGCCGGTTGGTGGGCTTGATCCGCACCTACTGA
- a CDS encoding ComEC/Rec2 family competence protein — MQLLTQMVDAALAQRGNLIGWVPVCLGIGIAGYFSLRVEPELVVWAWVAGAACGALLLARLIPYAAQPLAIGLALVLCGAMLAKWQAVAVDAPILTFRYYGPIEGRVVNIDRSASDAPRLTLDQVRLDRIAPDRMPTRVRISVHGDQPLTQYQPGEVLMTTGHLSPPSGPAEPGGFDFQRHAYFDGLGAVGYTRNPVLRAAPVSPGSWRHWIFAKRMAISTAVQQAMPGETGAFAAAIMTGDRSAMGQSTLQDLRASNLAHLLAISGLHMGLLTGFVFAALRYGLALWPRAALRWPVKKIAAVCALIVGAFYLALSGGNVATERAYIMVSVMFVAILLDRRALTLRAVAMAAILVLVLHPEALLGPGFQMSFAATTALVVVFGQMRHLDLQRLPKWTRPVLSVVISSFVAGLATAPIAAAHFNQIAHYGLIANLLSVPLMGTLVMPAAVLAVCLAPFGLWGIGLWLMELGLRWILWVARTVAAQDGALSHVPSPAGYVLGILTLGLLWSVLWHGRARWAGSVVAGLALLLWTQTQRPQLLIADNGALIGMMTPQGRALSRGKGSGFVAGIWLENDGQPVDQANAASRPGLDVQGRVVRAALGDWEVLQVSGKTALAELQGCGGADILISNQSEVTDRPCLVLDARQLRQHGAIAASLDAEGALVLTTARDVTGTRPWNAHAARGGVPDLNAAIAKGPQTAAPLSRIALGQ; from the coding sequence GTGCAGCTCCTGACACAGATGGTCGATGCGGCACTGGCCCAGCGGGGAAACCTGATTGGGTGGGTGCCGGTCTGTCTGGGGATCGGGATCGCGGGTTACTTCAGCCTGCGGGTGGAACCGGAACTGGTGGTCTGGGCATGGGTCGCCGGGGCCGCCTGTGGGGCTTTGCTGCTGGCGCGGTTGATCCCATACGCAGCACAGCCGCTTGCCATCGGTCTGGCGCTGGTGCTTTGCGGTGCGATGCTTGCCAAGTGGCAGGCTGTCGCGGTGGACGCGCCCATCCTGACGTTCCGCTACTATGGCCCGATCGAGGGGCGCGTGGTCAATATCGACCGCTCTGCAAGCGACGCACCACGCCTGACACTCGATCAGGTCCGACTGGACCGCATCGCGCCCGACAGGATGCCCACCCGGGTGCGCATTTCCGTGCACGGCGATCAGCCGCTCACACAGTATCAGCCGGGCGAGGTTCTGATGACCACTGGCCATCTGTCACCGCCATCAGGCCCGGCAGAACCGGGTGGGTTCGACTTTCAGCGCCATGCCTATTTCGACGGTCTGGGCGCTGTCGGCTATACCCGCAACCCGGTGCTGCGGGCGGCCCCCGTCAGCCCCGGCAGTTGGCGTCACTGGATCTTTGCCAAACGCATGGCGATTTCGACAGCCGTGCAGCAGGCCATGCCCGGTGAAACCGGGGCCTTCGCGGCGGCCATCATGACCGGCGACCGCTCTGCGATGGGGCAGAGCACGCTGCAAGACCTGCGCGCGTCAAACCTTGCCCATCTGCTGGCGATTTCGGGGCTGCACATGGGCCTTTTGACGGGCTTTGTCTTTGCGGCCCTGCGGTACGGGCTGGCCCTTTGGCCGCGCGCGGCCCTGCGCTGGCCGGTCAAGAAAATCGCCGCCGTCTGCGCGCTGATCGTTGGGGCATTCTACCTTGCGCTGTCGGGCGGCAATGTCGCGACCGAGCGTGCCTATATCATGGTCTCTGTGATGTTCGTGGCCATCCTGCTGGATCGACGTGCGCTGACATTGCGCGCCGTGGCGATGGCCGCGATCCTCGTCCTTGTCCTGCACCCAGAGGCGTTGCTGGGCCCAGGATTCCAGATGTCCTTTGCCGCGACCACGGCGCTTGTGGTGGTATTCGGGCAAATGCGCCATCTGGACCTGCAGCGCCTGCCCAAGTGGACGCGCCCGGTGTTGTCAGTCGTGATCTCTTCCTTTGTGGCAGGCCTCGCAACGGCCCCGATCGCCGCTGCACATTTCAACCAGATCGCGCACTACGGGCTGATCGCAAACCTGCTCAGCGTGCCGCTCATGGGCACGCTGGTGATGCCCGCCGCCGTGCTGGCGGTCTGTCTGGCACCATTCGGCCTTTGGGGCATCGGCCTGTGGCTGATGGAGCTTGGCTTGCGCTGGATCCTCTGGGTCGCCCGCACGGTCGCGGCACAAGACGGCGCGCTCAGCCATGTGCCGTCCCCGGCGGGCTATGTGCTGGGCATTCTGACATTGGGCCTGCTGTGGTCGGTGCTGTGGCACGGCCGCGCCCGCTGGGCCGGATCGGTGGTGGCCGGCCTCGCGCTGCTGCTTTGGACCCAGACCCAACGCCCGCAATTGTTGATCGCCGACAATGGCGCATTAATCGGAATGATGACCCCGCAAGGCCGTGCCCTGTCGCGCGGCAAGGGATCGGGCTTTGTCGCCGGCATTTGGCTGGAGAATGATGGGCAACCGGTGGATCAGGCGAACGCCGCAAGCCGTCCGGGGCTCGATGTGCAGGGCAGGGTGGTGCGTGCCGCGCTTGGGGATTGGGAGGTGCTGCAGGTCTCGGGCAAGACCGCCCTTGCTGAATTGCAGGGTTGTGGTGGCGCCGACATTCTGATCAGCAATCAGTCCGAGGTGACAGACCGGCCCTGTCTGGTGCTCGACGCCCGGCAATTGCGGCAACACGGGGCGATTGCGGCCTCGCTTGATGCAGAGGGTGCGCTGGTGCTGACCACAGCACGGGACGTCACCGGCACACGGCCCTGGAATGCCCATGCGGCGCGGGGTGGCGTCCCTGATCTGAACGCTGCAATCGCAAAAGGACCGCAAACTGCGGCCCCTTTGTCGCGCATTGCGTTGGGTCAGTAG
- a CDS encoding heme lyase CcmF/NrfE family subunit, which yields MLIELGHFTLILAFAVAIAQMILPLVGAHKGWRAWMAVAEPAATLQVVLVGFSFAVLTWAFVVSDFSVELVYLNSHTDKPLLYKISGVWGNHEGSLLLWVLILALFGACAAWFGDNLPQRLRARVLAVQGAVSVAFYAFILFTSNPFHRLDFAPLNGRDLNPLLQDPGLAFHPPFLYLGYVGLSMTFSFAVAALIEGRVDAAWGRWVRPWTLAAWMFLTVGIALGSWWAYYELGWGGFWFWDPVENASFMPWLIAAALLHSAIVVEKRETLKSWTILLAILAFGFSLLGTFIVRSGVLTSVHAFANDPERGVFILLILGIFLGGSLVLFALRASAMQAQGVFGTVSRESALVLNNILLAVSCLVVFIGTIWPLVSELLFDRTLSVGPPFFDAAFTPFMVALAVVMPLGSLLAWKRGRLTKARGTLGALAFLAVAVAGLAFAVQSGRSALGPIGLALGIWVIGGAALDLWLRSGRGGVADRLRRITRLPRADWGKATAHAGMGVTIIGVAGILAWQVEDIRVANPGETYDVGAYQVTLQDVRRDRGPNFQTTIADIAVARDGAQIAVLQPEKRFYPVAQMPTTEAGIHNGFLRDIYVVIGDPQPQGGHTVRVYVKPLANWIWGGAILMSLGGLLSLTDRRLRVGAAAAKPVPAE from the coding sequence CACAAGGGTTGGCGCGCCTGGATGGCCGTGGCCGAACCGGCCGCCACGCTGCAAGTGGTGCTTGTGGGCTTCAGCTTTGCGGTGCTGACCTGGGCATTTGTAGTCTCGGACTTCTCGGTAGAGCTTGTTTATCTCAATTCCCACACCGACAAACCGCTGCTTTACAAGATCAGCGGCGTTTGGGGGAATCACGAAGGGTCGCTGCTGCTCTGGGTGCTGATCCTTGCGCTGTTTGGGGCCTGTGCGGCGTGGTTTGGTGACAATCTGCCCCAGCGGTTGCGCGCCCGTGTGCTGGCGGTGCAGGGGGCCGTTTCGGTCGCCTTCTATGCCTTTATTCTGTTCACCTCGAACCCGTTTCACCGGCTTGATTTCGCGCCGCTCAATGGCCGCGACCTGAACCCGCTTTTGCAGGACCCCGGCCTCGCCTTTCATCCGCCGTTCCTATACCTCGGTTATGTGGGGCTGAGCATGACGTTCAGCTTTGCGGTGGCCGCCCTGATCGAAGGGCGCGTGGACGCCGCATGGGGCCGCTGGGTGCGGCCCTGGACGCTGGCTGCATGGATGTTCCTGACCGTCGGCATCGCACTGGGGTCTTGGTGGGCATATTATGAGCTGGGCTGGGGCGGTTTCTGGTTCTGGGACCCGGTGGAAAATGCCAGCTTCATGCCGTGGCTGATCGCCGCTGCTCTTTTGCACTCCGCCATTGTGGTCGAGAAACGCGAGACGCTGAAAAGCTGGACAATCCTGCTTGCGATCCTTGCTTTTGGGTTTTCGCTCCTGGGCACGTTCATCGTGCGCTCTGGTGTGCTTACCTCTGTCCACGCTTTTGCCAATGATCCGGAACGCGGGGTGTTCATCCTGTTGATCCTGGGGATCTTTTTGGGCGGTTCACTGGTGCTGTTTGCGTTGCGGGCCAGCGCGATGCAGGCCCAAGGCGTCTTTGGCACAGTCAGCCGCGAAAGCGCGCTGGTGCTGAACAATATCCTGCTGGCGGTCAGCTGCCTTGTGGTCTTTATCGGCACAATCTGGCCACTGGTGTCCGAACTGCTGTTTGATCGCACGCTGTCAGTCGGCCCGCCATTCTTTGATGCAGCTTTCACCCCCTTCATGGTGGCGCTGGCGGTGGTCATGCCGCTTGGCTCTCTGCTGGCGTGGAAGCGTGGGCGTTTGACCAAGGCGCGGGGCACACTGGGGGCCTTGGCGTTCCTGGCCGTTGCCGTGGCGGGGCTGGCCTTCGCGGTGCAAAGCGGGCGGTCCGCCCTTGGCCCGATTGGTCTGGCGCTTGGCATCTGGGTGATCGGCGGGGCCGCCCTTGATCTTTGGTTGCGCAGCGGGCGCGGCGGTGTCGCTGACCGGCTGCGGCGCATCACCCGGCTGCCGCGCGCGGACTGGGGTAAGGCCACGGCCCATGCAGGCATGGGTGTCACGATCATCGGGGTTGCTGGCATTCTGGCCTGGCAGGTCGAGGATATTCGCGTGGCAAACCCGGGCGAGACCTATGACGTCGGGGCCTATCAGGTGACCTTGCAGGATGTGCGCCGTGACCGCGGCCCGAACTTCCAGACCACCATCGCGGACATCGCCGTGGCCCGCGACGGGGCTCAGATCGCCGTGCTGCAACCTGAAAAACGGTTCTATCCAGTCGCCCAAATGCCCACAACAGAGGCAGGCATTCACAACGGTTTTCTGCGCGACATCTACGTTGTCATCGGTGATCCGCAACCTCAGGGCGGACACACGGTGCGTGTCTACGTGAAACCACTTGCGAACTGGATTTGGGGCGGTGCGATCCTCATGTCACTCGGCGGGCTATTGTCGTTGACAGACCGGCGATTGCGGGTCGGTGCAGCAGCGGCCAAGCCGGTGCCGGCAGAATGA
- a CDS encoding cytochrome c-type biogenesis protein CcmH — protein MKRLVLILLFLAAPLWAVEPDEMLDDPALEARAREISTQLRCPVCQNESIDESHAAVARELRIVLRERLVAGDSDAEVLDYMAARFGEFVLMRPRAAGSNLVLWLAAPVLLLVGLGIGWSTIRRRDVAPPVALSDAEKAELEKIIGS, from the coding sequence ATGAAGCGTCTGGTCCTGATCCTGCTGTTTCTGGCTGCTCCATTGTGGGCCGTGGAACCCGATGAGATGCTGGACGATCCCGCGCTGGAAGCCCGGGCGCGCGAAATTTCGACCCAGTTGCGATGTCCCGTTTGCCAAAACGAAAGCATCGACGAATCTCACGCCGCCGTTGCGCGCGAGTTGCGGATCGTCCTGCGTGAACGGCTTGTCGCGGGCGACTCAGACGCCGAAGTTCTGGACTATATGGCCGCACGTTTTGGTGAATTTGTTCTGATGCGCCCCCGGGCTGCAGGGTCCAATCTGGTGCTTTGGTTGGCAGCGCCCGTGCTGCTGTTGGTCGGGCTTGGCATCGGTTGGTCGACGATCCGCAGACGCGACGTCGCCCCTCCTGTTGCGCTCAGCGATGCCGAAAAGGCCGAGCTTGAGAAAATAATTGGCTCGTGA
- a CDS encoding DUF2087 domain-containing protein, with product MSRSPLPLLIEDVSAFTSALRKSWPADPPGQAQALTLIARAAGYRNHQHLKANADVQDAPDKAAQKRVQDALRVFDAEGIMQRWPKKTSVQRLCLMWFWSRLPARRDLSEAEVNTVLQAGEAFGDHVLLRRSLIDGRLVQRTNDGRIYRRLEAAPAPEERQFIRALSERQLAAQV from the coding sequence ATGTCACGGTCCCCACTTCCCCTCTTGATCGAGGATGTTTCGGCCTTTACCAGCGCCTTGCGGAAAAGCTGGCCTGCCGACCCACCGGGCCAAGCGCAAGCCCTGACCCTGATTGCCCGCGCCGCAGGCTATCGCAATCACCAACACCTGAAAGCCAATGCCGATGTGCAGGACGCACCGGACAAGGCCGCACAAAAGCGCGTGCAGGATGCGTTGCGCGTGTTTGATGCGGAAGGCATCATGCAGCGCTGGCCCAAGAAAACCAGCGTGCAGCGCCTGTGCCTGATGTGGTTCTGGTCGCGCCTGCCCGCGCGTCGTGACTTGTCAGAGGCTGAGGTCAACACCGTGCTGCAAGCCGGAGAGGCCTTTGGCGACCATGTGCTGCTGCGCCGGTCACTGATTGACGGACGGCTTGTGCAACGGACCAACGATGGGCGCATCTATCGCCGGTTGGAGGCCGCACCCGCCCCCGAAGAACGGCAGTTCATCCGCGCGCTGTCAGAACGGCAGTTGGCAGCGCAGGTCTAA
- a CDS encoding enoyl-CoA hydratase-related protein — MEYSAITLVTRNDVAVLTLNRPDVMNALNTQMRAEITHAVNAVQTEARVLVITGAGKAFCSGQDLGDGGSAASLDLERTLRDEYVPMLRAIIDSKIPTISAVNGPAAGAGANLALAADVVMASYDAYFVQAFTRIGLIPDAGGTWFLPRQVGLARAMGAALFADKVTAIQAADWGMIYETAPAEEFTAHWQARAAQLAAGPTQTYTYVKEAMRASFDNDMAGQLTLEAKLQGKCGQTRDFQEGVVAFLEKRPAKFEGR; from the coding sequence ATGGAATATTCTGCCATCACGCTTGTGACCCGCAACGACGTTGCGGTGCTGACGCTGAACCGGCCCGATGTGATGAACGCGCTGAATACGCAAATGCGGGCCGAGATCACCCATGCCGTCAACGCCGTCCAGACTGAGGCGCGGGTGCTTGTGATCACCGGCGCGGGCAAGGCGTTTTGTTCCGGCCAAGACCTTGGCGATGGTGGATCTGCGGCCAGCCTTGATCTGGAACGCACCTTGCGGGACGAATATGTGCCGATGCTGCGCGCCATTATCGACAGCAAAATCCCGACCATCAGCGCGGTCAATGGCCCGGCAGCGGGCGCAGGGGCGAACCTGGCACTGGCGGCAGATGTGGTCATGGCGTCTTATGATGCCTATTTCGTGCAGGCGTTCACCCGGATCGGGCTGATCCCGGACGCAGGCGGCACGTGGTTCCTGCCGCGTCAGGTGGGGCTTGCGCGCGCAATGGGGGCGGCGTTGTTTGCCGATAAGGTCACGGCCATTCAGGCCGCCGACTGGGGCATGATCTATGAAACCGCCCCGGCAGAGGAATTCACTGCCCATTGGCAGGCCCGTGCCGCACAACTGGCCGCCGGTCCCACCCAAACCTACACCTACGTCAAAGAAGCCATGCGCGCGTCCTTTGACAATGACATGGCCGGGCAACTGACGCTCGAGGCAAAACTACAGGGCAAATGCGGCCAGACCCGCGACTTTCAGGAAGGGGTCGTGGCCTTTCTTGAAAAGCGCCCCGCGAAATTCGAGGGGCGCTAG